The DNA region AGGCATTTGTATGACTATGAAGATCAATGATTTTCATTTTGTTCACCTTATTTCTATGTAGATTGTTATTAGTGGGGTTTATTATATCATATTTGAATGGTGTATGTTATGGTGCTTATGTAATTCATCTAAATAGTAGGAGGATTTCTAGTTTTGTGGTTGAAATAAAGGTTTTATTCCTTAGGAGAATATGTTATAATGATTCAGTTAAAAGTCGGGTTCTACAATGGAGGAATGAAAATGAAGCATATAAAAACCCTAAATGCAACCGTACTAAAAGAAACATTGAAACATGGTGGATGTGGAGAATGTCAAACCTCATGTCAATCTGCTTGTAAGACGTCCTGCACCGTAGGTAATCAATCTTGCGAAAATGAAAAAATGAGATAGCAGTGAAACAACACAGCTTCTTAATAGAGTTTGTATATTCGTATAGGCTGCCTAAGGTAAACTGAAAAGACGAAGGTCTCTTTCAGTTTCTTTTTGTAATGTATTAGTGAATTCACTAATACATTACAAAACGTTTAATTTAATACAACCATATTTAAAACAGTTTGACCAAAGGTAGTTGAGAATAGAAGATCAACGCCTTTTCATTGAAAGGGTATATAATGATACATCAGTATAAAATACAAGACATGAATATCGTCATGGATATCAACAGTGGTTCGATTCATGTAGTAGATGATATGAGTTATGATTTAATTCGTGCATTGGATGATGGCACATCAATAGAAGACGCTATAAATAAATTGGAACAAAGCTATGACAAAGCATTGCTGGTACAAGCCGGTGACGAGGTGAATCAACTTATTGGAGATGGTCTGCTCTTTGCTAAAGATGAGTATGAACAGGTCGTTGTTGACTTTAAAAACCGTAGCACAGTCGTAAAAGCTTTGTGCCTTCATGTCGCCCATGACTGTAACTTGGCATGTACCTATTGTTTTGCTTCAGAAGGTGAGTATCATGGAGATCGTGATTTGATGTCTTTTGAAGTCGCCAAAAAAGCAATTGACTTTTTAGTGGCCCACTCAGGGAACCGTCGTAATCTGGAGATTGATTTCTTTGGTGGCGAACCCTTGATGAACTTTGAGATGGTAAAAGAAACCGTACACTATGCCAGAAGCATAGAACAGGAAAATAATAAGCATTTTAGATTTACTTTGACTACCAACGGCGTATTGCTAAATGATGATAATATAGCGTTTATGAATGAACATATGCATAATGTTGTTTTGTCTGTGGATGGTCGAAAAGAGATTCATGATAAGATGCGACCAACACCAAATGGTAAAGGCAGCTATGATATGATTATGCCCAAGTTCAAAGCTTTTGTAGAAGCACGTGGACAAAAAAACTATTATGTTAGAGGCACGTTTACCCATGAAAACATGGATTTCTCAGAAGATGTGCTCCACCTTGCCGATGAAGGTTTTGAGCAAATATCGGTGGAACCGGTGGTTGCACCGGATGAAATGAATTATGCCATTAAGGAAGAAGATCTTGCTTACTTAAAAGATCAGTATGAAAAATTGGCACTCGCAAAAATAGATTATAAAGAAAGAAATAAGGATTTTAATTTCTTCCATTTTATGGTTGACTTGTCACAAGGACCATGTGTCGCCAAACGTCTAGCAGGATGTGGGTCCGGTATTGAGTATCTAGCTGTAACGCCGACTGGTGACTTGTATCCCTGTCATCAATTTGTTGGCATTGATGAATTCTTATTAGGTAATGTCAACCAAGGCATCACCAACACCCTTAAACAAGATGCTTTTAGAGGCTGTAATGTTTATGCAAAAGATGCGTGTAGAGAGTGTTGGGCTAAATTCTATTGTAGTGGTGGCTGTAGTGCCAATTCTTTTAATTTTCACGGTGACTTACTTGCGACCTATGAAATCGGTTGTGAACTTGAAAAGAAAAGAGTGGAATGTGCCATTTTTTTAAAGGCTAAAGAAATGCTGGGAGAGTAAAGAAGCAATAAAGAGCCATGATGTTCACTGAGCATATGGCAATACTAGGAGGATATGTGATGAAAGGGAAATATGTAGTAGCGCTAATTATTTCATTCATACTTATTGTAGGTACAGCTTATGTAGCTATGATAGGTGTAGGAGAGAACAAGGACGGAAGTGCAAAAGAAATCAATCTTGGTCTTGATCTAGAAGGTGGGGTTAGTATTACTTATGCACCTAATAAAGAAGATCCAACATCTGTAGAAATCCAAGATACACTGTACAAACTACAGTTAAGGTTAGATGAATATGGGTATACAGAAGGTGAAGTATATCTTGAAGGATCCAGCCGTATCAACGTGGATATTCCAGGTGTAAAAAATGCAGATCAAGTATTACTTGAGATGGGTAAGCCCGGTAAACTTGCATTTATAGATGAAGAAGGTACAACCTGGTTAACCGGTGCAGATGTGAAAAATGCTGAACCTGGTACAGATACAAGTGGTGTTACAAGGGATTATGTGGTTCATCTAGAGTTTACGCCTGATGGGGTAACAAAATTTGCAGAAGCAACAACCAAGAATGTGGGCAAGCCATTGTATATTTATTATAACGATGAGATTTTATTAGCGCCTACGGTTAATGAGCCTATCTTAAACGGACAAGCAGTTATCAACAATATGGGTAGCTTAGTTACTGCAAGTCAATTAGCGGCAAATATCCGAATTGGTGCTTTGCCTCTTGAACTCGTTGAACTAAGATCCAATGTCGTTGGTGCAAAAATGGGACAAGATGCTATACAAACCAGTATACTTGCTGGTCTTATCGGTATATCTCTTATATTTATATTTATGATTGGTTTCTATAGATTACCGGGTTTTGTAGCCTCTATAACATTGATTTTCTATGCTTCTTTGATGATTGTTTCACTAAGTCTTTTTAATGTAACACTGACCTTGCCGGGAATTGCAGGTATTATACTCTCGATCGGTATGGCTGTTGATGCCAATGTCATAATATTTTCAAGAATTAAAGAAGAAATCGGTTCAGGTAAAACTATTAAAGCCTCGGTTAAGTCAGGTTTTAAGAAAGCTACATCAGCTATTGTAGATGGTAATGCCACCACATTAATTGCTGCCATTGTTCTTTATATCATGGGGACAGGTACTATTAAAGGGTTTGCCATTACTTTAATGATTGGTATAGCGGTATCCATGTTTACATCCTTAGTTGTGACAAGGCTATTATTGTCCAGCTTAGTAGGCATGGGCCTTAGAGATAAGAAACTATATGGTGTTGATCTTGGACATAAGTCTGTTCAAGTTATTGAAAAAAGAAAAGTATTTTTTGCGGTATCTGTAGTAATCATAGTTATTGGTTTGGTAATGATGCCGGTCAATCAGGCAACCAGAGACTCTTTCTTAAACTTTGACATAGAATTTGTTGGCGGTACTTCAACCCTTGTCAGTTTAGGTTCCGGCGAAGGCTACTCTACACCTGAAGCCTTACAAGAAGCCGTTAAGGGCTTGGTGGTTGAAGCAACAGGACAGACAACACCTCAATTTCAGAATGTTACAGGTAAAGACCAATTTATCATTAAGACACCGAGTCTAACCTCAGAAGAAAGATTGGCTTTATCAGAAGCACTTATTGAAAAATACAACATAACGTCC from Petrocella atlantisensis includes:
- the scfA gene encoding six-cysteine ranthipeptide SCIFF → MKHIKTLNATVLKETLKHGGCGECQTSCQSACKTSCTVGNQSCENEKMR
- the scfB gene encoding thioether cross-link-forming SCIFF peptide maturase, producing MIHQYKIQDMNIVMDINSGSIHVVDDMSYDLIRALDDGTSIEDAINKLEQSYDKALLVQAGDEVNQLIGDGLLFAKDEYEQVVVDFKNRSTVVKALCLHVAHDCNLACTYCFASEGEYHGDRDLMSFEVAKKAIDFLVAHSGNRRNLEIDFFGGEPLMNFEMVKETVHYARSIEQENNKHFRFTLTTNGVLLNDDNIAFMNEHMHNVVLSVDGRKEIHDKMRPTPNGKGSYDMIMPKFKAFVEARGQKNYYVRGTFTHENMDFSEDVLHLADEGFEQISVEPVVAPDEMNYAIKEEDLAYLKDQYEKLALAKIDYKERNKDFNFFHFMVDLSQGPCVAKRLAGCGSGIEYLAVTPTGDLYPCHQFVGIDEFLLGNVNQGITNTLKQDAFRGCNVYAKDACRECWAKFYCSGGCSANSFNFHGDLLATYEIGCELEKKRVECAIFLKAKEMLGE
- the secD gene encoding protein translocase subunit SecD; its protein translation is MKGKYVVALIISFILIVGTAYVAMIGVGENKDGSAKEINLGLDLEGGVSITYAPNKEDPTSVEIQDTLYKLQLRLDEYGYTEGEVYLEGSSRINVDIPGVKNADQVLLEMGKPGKLAFIDEEGTTWLTGADVKNAEPGTDTSGVTRDYVVHLEFTPDGVTKFAEATTKNVGKPLYIYYNDEILLAPTVNEPILNGQAVINNMGSLVTASQLAANIRIGALPLELVELRSNVVGAKMGQDAIQTSILAGLIGISLIFIFMIGFYRLPGFVASITLIFYASLMIVSLSLFNVTLTLPGIAGIILSIGMAVDANVIIFSRIKEEIGSGKTIKASVKSGFKKATSAIVDGNATTLIAAIVLYIMGTGTIKGFAITLMIGIAVSMFTSLVVTRLLLSSLVGMGLRDKKLYGVDLGHKSVQVIEKRKVFFAVSVVIIVIGLVMMPVNQATRDSFLNFDIEFVGGTSTLVSLGSGEGYSTPEALQEAVKGLVVEATGQTTPQFQNVTGKDQFIIKTPSLTSEERLALSEALIEKYNITSDDIESESISATVSGEMRRDAIIAVLVASLCIMIYVSFRFKDFWFGMAAVLALVHDIFIVFAVYAIGNVPINNSFIAAMLTIVGYSINDTIVVFDRIRENMSLERKFSYKDLINMSISQTMGRSINTSLTTFIMVGILYIVGVTSIREFALPLMIGILSGTYSSIFIASPLWYIFKINHDKKLKKKIIEN